AGGGCATTCCCTTTCAGGAAGACAAAAAGAAAGGCTCACTCAATTTTATTGCCGGCAAGCTGGCCTGCCACTACCAGTACAATACCATTGAAGACATTGAAACCTCGCCGGTAGAGTTTCTGGAGACAACCCTCCAAAACATTTATGACCTGGCGCACCTGCTAGACGTAAAGTATCTGAAATATAATTGAGGATGGTAATTTCACCCATGACCACAGTATTTGAGATCACCTACAGCACGCAGAACACCTATGAAGAAAACGTGCGCGAGGCGTTCTTCTCTTTCCTGGTGGCGCCTAGCCAAGATGAGACGCAGTCGGTGCGCAAGCTTTCCTTTCATCATTCTTTGAAAGCGGAGGTGTTTCACCACCGTAATTCCTTTGGATTTGACCTTACCCGGTTGTATTCCACGCAACCGTTCAAAACATTTGAGTTCCAGATG
This region of Rufibacter sp. LB8 genomic DNA includes:
- a CDS encoding transglutaminase N-terminal domain-containing protein; the protein is MTTVFEITYSTQNTYEENVREAFFSFLVAPSQDETQSVRKLSFHHSLKAEVFHHRNSFGFDLTRLYSTQPFKTFEFQMQAVVEKKQMFLPSGPILSLAEEQNLLADHDFFIENHLFLGTSRYTALPASVSGQLFLRAQYQSVFDYLT